Proteins encoded in a region of the Euleptes europaea isolate rEulEur1 chromosome 3, rEulEur1.hap1, whole genome shotgun sequence genome:
- the PANX2 gene encoding pannexin-2 isoform X1, which yields MHSSDFSLCYTEEPIYCYTPHNFTRDQALYARGYCWTELKDALPGVNASHWPSLFEHKFLPYALLAFAGIMYIPVLGWEFLASTRLTSELNFLLQEIDNCYHRAAEGRAPKIEKQIQTKGPGITEREKREIIENAEKEKSPEQNLFEKYLERRGRSNFLAKLYLARHLFIIFLSIIPITYLSTYYATQKQNEFTCALGEPPDKTSNSKLLIRVNCKLPSVQLQRIIAGVDIVLLCFMNLIILINLIHLFIVRKSNFIFDKLNKVGIKTKKQWQKSQFCDINILAMFCNENRDHIKSLNRLDFITNESDLMYDNVVRQLLAALAQSNHDVTPTVRDSGIQTIDPSIDPADIDPSEPLIIKRPRKKMKWIPSTNPLPQPFKEQLAIMKVENNKPEKPKPIRRKTATDSLVAPLLETTSKCSQPSASKTESSTLSSTGNEKKHARHFSLDVHPYILSSNKKPKPEIQPITAMATSKSQGSGFLNQEEKVIVRVTSALKDSSLPGKETFYSHDTCRTVPSTGTFLMCNHNHIATSAAAANATLGQVTKAEPVGALNCNPTHPLLHIKTLYEDNEEEVSDLIDDSLDNRINSPIEAGDIISIPSTKQIMLATFDEPIAIVNSVEY from the exons ATGCACAGCAGTGACTTTTCTCTCTGTTATACAGAGGAGCCAATATACTGTTACACACCACACAACTTCACCCGTGACCAAGCCTTGTATGCCAGAGGATACTGTTGGACAGAACTAAAAGATGCCTTGCCAGGAGTAAATGCCAGCCACTGGCCTTCTTTGTTTGAGCATAAGTTCCTACCTTATGCCCTGCTGGCTTTTGCTGGTATTATGTACATTCCTGTGCTTGGCTGGGAATTCCTGGCCTCTACCAGACTGACTTCTGAACTTAACTTTTTGCTCCAGGAAATAGATAACTGCTACCACCGTGCAGCAGAAGGCCGTGCACCCAAAATAGAAAAGCAAATCCAGACGAAAGGCCCCGGGATCACCGAGCGAGAGAAAAGAGAGATCATTGAAAATGCCGAAAAGGAAAAGAGTCCGGAGCAAAATTtgtttgagaaatacctggaacgGAGAGGCCGCAGCAATTTCCTAGCCAAACTGTATCTCGCACGACATTTGTTCATCATATTCTTAAGCATCATTCCAATCACCTACTTGTCCACCTATTATGCTACACAGAAACAAAATGAATTTACTTGTGCTCTGGGCGAACCTCCTGACAAAACCAGCAATTCTAAGTTGCTCATTAGAGTGAACTGCAAACTGCCATCTGTGCAGCTCCAGCGCATAATTGCGGGGGTAGACATTGTTCTTCTTTGCTTCATGAACTTAATTATTCTCATCAATTTAATTCACCTTTTCATAGTCCGCAAGTCCAACTTCATCTTTGATAAACTGAACAAGGTTGGCATCAAGACGAAAAAGCAATGGCAGAAATCTCAGTTCTGTGATATCAATATCTTGGCTATGTTCTGCAATGAAAATCGGGACCATATCAAATCGCTGAACCGCTTGGACTTTATTACTAACGAGAGTGATTTGATGTATGACAACGTGGTGCGCCAGCTTCTCGCAGCGCTAGCCCAGTCTAACCATGATGTCACGCCAACTGTGCGCGATTCTGGGATACAAACCATAGACCCAAGCATTGATCCTGCAGACATTGATCCCAGTGAGCCACTGATCATTAAGCGACCTCGTAAGAAAATGAAATGGATCCCAAGCACCAATCCCCTTCCTCAGCCATTCAAAGAGCAGTTGGCGATTATGAAGGTTGAAAACAACAAGCCCGAGAAGCCAAAGCCAATCCGCCGAAAAACAGCCACAGACAGCCTGGTTGCCCCTTTGCTAGAGACTACCTCCAAATGTTCTCAGCCATCTGCTTCCAAAACTGAATCAAGCACACTCTCCAGCACAGGGAATGAGAAGAAGCATGCAAGGCACTTTTCCTTAGATGTTCATCCATATATACTTAGCAGCAATAAAAAACCCAAGCCAGAGATTCAGCCCATAACTGCTATGGCAACATCCAAAAGCCAAGGGAGTGGATTTTTAAACCAAGAAGAGAAAGTCATAGTGCGTGTCACCTCTGCCCTCAAAG ATTCTTCCCTTCCTGGAAAAGAGACTTTTTACTCACATGACACATGCAGGACTGTGCCTTCCACCGGCACTTTTCTCATGTGCAATCACAACCACATAGCAACTTCTGCTGCTGCAGCAAATGCCACCCTGGGCCAAGTCACCAAGGCAGAACCAGTGGGTGCTCTAAACTGTAACCCCACACACCCTCTTCTGCACATCAAAACGCTATATGAAGACAATGAAGAAGAGGTGTCAGACCTTATAGACGACTCTTTAGACAATAGAATTAACTCACCAATAGAAGCAGGGGATATAATCTCCATACCTTCCACAAAGCAAATCATGTTGGCAACCTTTGATGAACCAATAGCAATAGTGAACTCCGTAGAATATTGA
- the PANX2 gene encoding pannexin-2 isoform X3 produces MNLIILINLIHLFIVRKSNFIFDKLNKVGIKTKKQWQKSQFCDINILAMFCNENRDHIKSLNRLDFITNESDLMYDNVVRQLLAALAQSNHDVTPTVRDSGIQTIDPSIDPADIDPSEPLIIKRPRKKMKWIPSTNPLPQPFKEQLAIMKVENNKPEKPKPIRRKTATDSLVAPLLETTSKCSQPSASKTESSTLSSTGNEKKHARHFSLDVHPYILSSNKKPKPEIQPITAMATSKSQGSGFLNQEEKVIVRVTSALKDSSLPGKETFYSHDTCRTVPSTGTFLMCNHNHIATSAAAANATLGQVTKAEPVGALNCNPTHPLLHIKTLYEDNEEEVSDLIDDSLDNRINSPIEAGDIISIPSTKQIMLATFDEPIAIVNSVEY; encoded by the exons ATGAACTTAATTATTCTCATCAATTTAATTCACCTTTTCATAGTCCGCAAGTCCAACTTCATCTTTGATAAACTGAACAAGGTTGGCATCAAGACGAAAAAGCAATGGCAGAAATCTCAGTTCTGTGATATCAATATCTTGGCTATGTTCTGCAATGAAAATCGGGACCATATCAAATCGCTGAACCGCTTGGACTTTATTACTAACGAGAGTGATTTGATGTATGACAACGTGGTGCGCCAGCTTCTCGCAGCGCTAGCCCAGTCTAACCATGATGTCACGCCAACTGTGCGCGATTCTGGGATACAAACCATAGACCCAAGCATTGATCCTGCAGACATTGATCCCAGTGAGCCACTGATCATTAAGCGACCTCGTAAGAAAATGAAATGGATCCCAAGCACCAATCCCCTTCCTCAGCCATTCAAAGAGCAGTTGGCGATTATGAAGGTTGAAAACAACAAGCCCGAGAAGCCAAAGCCAATCCGCCGAAAAACAGCCACAGACAGCCTGGTTGCCCCTTTGCTAGAGACTACCTCCAAATGTTCTCAGCCATCTGCTTCCAAAACTGAATCAAGCACACTCTCCAGCACAGGGAATGAGAAGAAGCATGCAAGGCACTTTTCCTTAGATGTTCATCCATATATACTTAGCAGCAATAAAAAACCCAAGCCAGAGATTCAGCCCATAACTGCTATGGCAACATCCAAAAGCCAAGGGAGTGGATTTTTAAACCAAGAAGAGAAAGTCATAGTGCGTGTCACCTCTGCCCTCAAAG ATTCTTCCCTTCCTGGAAAAGAGACTTTTTACTCACATGACACATGCAGGACTGTGCCTTCCACCGGCACTTTTCTCATGTGCAATCACAACCACATAGCAACTTCTGCTGCTGCAGCAAATGCCACCCTGGGCCAAGTCACCAAGGCAGAACCAGTGGGTGCTCTAAACTGTAACCCCACACACCCTCTTCTGCACATCAAAACGCTATATGAAGACAATGAAGAAGAGGTGTCAGACCTTATAGACGACTCTTTAGACAATAGAATTAACTCACCAATAGAAGCAGGGGATATAATCTCCATACCTTCCACAAAGCAAATCATGTTGGCAACCTTTGATGAACCAATAGCAATAGTGAACTCCGTAGAATATTGA